A genome region from Nitrospira sp. includes the following:
- a CDS encoding serine hydrolase yields the protein MVTPHPIQAALQAAVDDGTFPGAVLAVRLRGMVVYEGAAGRLSQQNPDEAVTIHTCYDLASLTKVLATTTALLVLMQRGKLALEDRVDQILNELQGSAAGVASLRQLLTHSAGLPGWRPYYERLASREVAQPGFPGRVAAREAVLGYIAQEELVYPRGSRSLYSDLGFMLLGWVVERLAGESLDQFCNNQIYRPLEAQPLAYIPRGMHATPAAFLESAAIAPTEDDPWRGRLLCGEVHDENAFALGGVAGHAGLFGTARAVLAVAKAWMEGRRGTAGLLDPDLVTLFTTRQQRVPNASWALGWDTPSAPSSSGAHFTSESFGHLGYTGTSLWMDPVKELEVVLLSNRVHPTRRNERIKTFRPLIHDLICRELLGV from the coding sequence ATGGTTACACCACACCCCATTCAGGCCGCGTTGCAGGCGGCGGTCGATGACGGTACGTTTCCCGGCGCAGTGTTGGCCGTCAGATTGCGTGGGATGGTCGTCTATGAAGGTGCCGCCGGCCGCTTGTCGCAGCAGAATCCCGACGAAGCGGTGACGATTCACACCTGCTATGACCTGGCTTCTCTGACCAAGGTGTTGGCAACGACGACGGCCTTGCTGGTACTGATGCAGCGCGGCAAGTTGGCATTGGAAGATCGGGTCGATCAGATCCTGAATGAACTGCAAGGCAGTGCGGCGGGTGTGGCATCTCTTCGTCAATTGCTCACGCATAGCGCGGGGCTTCCCGGTTGGCGACCGTACTACGAGCGGCTGGCTTCGCGTGAGGTCGCCCAGCCCGGGTTCCCGGGACGTGTTGCGGCGCGTGAGGCGGTGCTGGGCTACATAGCGCAGGAGGAGTTGGTCTACCCGCGGGGCTCGCGCAGTCTGTATAGCGACCTGGGGTTCATGCTGCTGGGATGGGTGGTAGAGAGGCTGGCGGGCGAGTCGTTGGACCAGTTTTGCAATAACCAGATCTACCGTCCGCTCGAGGCACAGCCGCTTGCGTACATCCCGCGTGGGATGCACGCCACCCCAGCTGCCTTCTTGGAATCAGCTGCGATTGCTCCGACGGAAGACGATCCTTGGAGGGGACGTCTGTTGTGCGGCGAAGTGCACGACGAGAATGCCTTTGCGCTGGGCGGTGTAGCCGGCCATGCCGGGCTGTTTGGCACGGCGCGCGCCGTACTCGCGGTGGCGAAGGCGTGGATGGAAGGCCGGCGCGGGACGGCGGGATTGTTAGACCCTGACCTGGTCACGTTGTTTACAACCCGGCAGCAGAGAGTCCCGAATGCCAGCTGGGCCTTGGGGTGGGATACGCCGTCAGCCCCGTCTTCTTCCGGCGCTCACTTCACATCGGAATCGTTCGGGCATCTCGGCTATACGGGGACGTCGCTCTGGATGGATCCGGTCAAAGAGTTGGAAGTGGTCCTGCTGTCCAACCGGGTACATCCGACGAGGCGCAATGAACGGATCAAAACTTTCCGTCCACTCATTCATGATCTGATTTGCCGGGAATTGTTGGGGGTCTAG
- a CDS encoding CDP-alcohol phosphatidyltransferase family protein — MSMNINVPNSLTMLRILLIPVYVGLLNYEQFDYALATLFIAGLTDALDGIIARVADQRTRLGEVLDPLADKLMLTTGFITLSVMHLVPLWLTILVASRDLMLMLGAGVAHFTHTQVDISPTVLGKGTTLIQLATLVAIVFFASRRLDLRTLDPLLYLMGGVTLTSGLHYLFRGYCRITSN; from the coding sequence ATGTCGATGAACATAAACGTTCCCAACAGTCTGACGATGCTGCGCATCCTCTTGATCCCGGTGTATGTGGGATTGCTCAACTATGAGCAATTCGACTACGCGCTGGCCACGCTCTTCATTGCCGGGTTGACGGATGCCTTGGACGGAATCATTGCTCGTGTGGCTGATCAACGAACTAGGCTCGGAGAGGTGTTAGATCCCCTGGCCGACAAGCTCATGCTGACGACAGGGTTTATCACGCTTTCCGTGATGCATCTGGTCCCGCTCTGGCTGACGATTCTGGTCGCCAGCCGTGATCTCATGTTGATGCTGGGCGCGGGCGTCGCCCATTTCACCCATACCCAGGTCGATATTTCGCCGACGGTGTTGGGGAAGGGCACCACGCTGATTCAACTCGCGACGCTGGTCGCGATTGTGTTTTTTGCCTCTCGACGGCTCGATCTCAGGACGCTTGACCCGCTCCTGTATCTGATGGGCGGCGTGACCCTCACGTCCGGCCTGCATTATCTCTTTCGCGGCTATTGCCGCATCACGTCCAACTAG
- a CDS encoding type II secretion system F family protein yields MSTFAYVGRNRQGAVKKGELTAKTRDEAVEQLRKQQVVVTSLEEKSGMGGKFKFSLGSGLTDKDLVVFTRQFGTMINAGLPLIQCLDILSTQSENKVLRETVGDVKNSVEAGSTFSDALKRHPKVFDDLYVNMIHAGEVGGLLDTILTRLAKHIEKAMKLKGQIKSAMVYPTAIVGVAVVIIGVLMVWVIPVFAQMFLEMSGGKVGLPGPTQIVINVSNFFQSYWYAMGGAMVGAVIAIKRYYATVNGRVVIDRLLLKMPIVGDLIRKASVAKFTRTLGTLITSGVPLLEGLSICAKTSGNKVIEEALMNARVSISGGKTISEPLAKCNVFPKMVTHMIAVGESTGALDAMLGKIADFYEDEVDQAVETLTSLLEPIMMVVLGTIIGFIVIAMYLPIFTMASAIQ; encoded by the coding sequence ATGAGTACATTCGCCTATGTCGGACGGAACCGCCAGGGTGCTGTGAAGAAGGGCGAGCTCACCGCCAAGACTCGGGATGAGGCGGTGGAGCAGCTTCGCAAACAGCAGGTCGTCGTGACCAGCCTGGAAGAAAAGTCCGGCATGGGAGGAAAGTTCAAGTTTAGCCTTGGGAGTGGGCTTACCGACAAGGATCTGGTGGTCTTCACCCGCCAGTTCGGCACGATGATCAATGCCGGACTGCCCCTGATTCAATGCCTCGACATCCTTTCCACACAATCTGAAAATAAAGTCTTGCGCGAAACGGTCGGCGACGTGAAGAACAGCGTGGAAGCCGGCTCGACGTTCTCCGATGCGCTGAAAAGACATCCCAAAGTGTTTGATGACCTCTACGTCAATATGATCCATGCCGGTGAGGTCGGCGGTCTGCTCGATACGATTCTGACTCGTCTGGCCAAGCACATCGAGAAGGCGATGAAGCTGAAGGGCCAGATCAAGTCGGCCATGGTGTATCCCACGGCGATCGTCGGCGTGGCGGTCGTCATCATCGGCGTATTGATGGTGTGGGTCATTCCGGTTTTTGCGCAGATGTTTCTGGAAATGTCGGGCGGGAAAGTCGGCTTGCCTGGTCCGACCCAGATCGTCATCAATGTCAGTAACTTTTTCCAAAGTTACTGGTACGCCATGGGCGGTGCCATGGTTGGGGCGGTGATCGCGATCAAGCGATATTACGCGACTGTGAATGGACGAGTCGTCATCGACCGATTGCTCCTCAAGATGCCGATCGTCGGCGACCTGATTAGGAAGGCCTCCGTGGCGAAGTTCACCCGTACGCTGGGCACTCTCATCACCAGCGGTGTGCCGTTGCTGGAGGGGCTGAGCATCTGCGCCAAGACATCCGGCAACAAGGTGATCGAGGAAGCGCTGATGAATGCGCGGGTGAGTATCAGCGGAGGAAAAACGATCTCCGAACCGCTGGCCAAGTGTAACGTGTTTCCCAAAATGGTCACACATATGATCGCGGTCGGCGAATCCACCGGTGCACTCGATGCCATGCTGGGCAAGATTGCCGACTTTTATGAGGACGAAGTCGATCAGGCGGTTGAGACGCTGACCTCGCTGCTCGAACCGATCATGATGGTGGTGCTGGGTACCATCATCGGGTTTATTGTCATCGCGATGTATCTTCCGATCTTCACGATGGCGTCGGCCATCCAATAG